The DNA window CTGCTtagcatttattatttagcaacttttttgaactatttttttaggGTAGAGATCTAGGTACTTACTCCTTGCAGTATTATAAGTACCTAGATGATAGCAAAAAATCGTATGATAATGAATtcgataaaataattgtaatcgACTCTTCCTCGTATTATCTTTTAAACAGATACATTTAAgcgataatattaaattaaatactataaataacaaGACATGTGATTAGTATTTTATCTTCATTACAGATcttaaattttcataattactgCGGGCAatcagttaattatttttatctacagCCAAATAAAGTAGAAATTTAAAGGAAATAGTTCACACTTGCGTCAATGATTCAATCATTATCTAACtaagcaaaaaggtttttatactTTTGGCCGTTAATTGTTATCGGTCAATACTATTACTAACTAGTATTTTGTCATAaggaaaatattcaaacaaaacgagaaaaataattaacgtcCTATGCCTTGGCAACAGCCATTTTAATGTATATCTAATTATTTTACGACAAACCAGATCGCCGACGCAAATACGTAAATGTAAgaactcatttaaaaataatttgaccaGTTTAGAGGCGTGACGTTGTTTCGCAGCAATCGCAGCCCACTTTTTCTTACGTCAAGAAGCCTAACTGTTTTGACTGGAATAAATTgccaataaatattgttttgacgcACACGTCACTGAAAAACAGGGGCAAGTTATAATtgtcaaaacaattgaatgatGACTGACATCTGCGTTGTAAGAAACCATTGATTTGGGTTTGAGAACTTTCGCTTTTTGCGCAGAAATATTGAGATAAGATTCGTTAGTAACAGAAAAAGCATTATCGTTAAAACTTTCCACAAAAAGGACCTtcaaaaaaaatccaaaatattttagctgaaaaaagtaaattatcagactaatgtaaattttattaccaACTCGATAGTGGTTATCACGGAGATAGTTAGGTACCGTTACACGCAAGAGATAAGATACCTAGATAGTTAGCAGAAACTAATGATGTTATAGTGGCTAATTTAAGCCCGGATTTAGATGCTCTTTGACCGCGTTACACCGTGAAATTTCAGTATCCGCGAACGCTAAATTGCACGAAACAATCGCAATCGCATTTCCTCCGCCGAATAAAACCCAAGCTGCTCTGGGAATTCCAAACGCTACGGATAAAACGCTCGCACACAaacattcacaaacaaaaacgttttgGATCGTTCATACCAGTTAAAACCCCCGCTGTCGCCCTTATTCGATACGCAGCGGGGGGAGGGATAGCTCATTAACTCTGGGTTTTATCGTGAACGCGTTGCGACCTGCCACCTCAGGTTTACACGAAACACACACATACTCACCTCGTATAAACACACGCCCGTACCACGGTAATACAAGCGCAACGCGCGCACACTAACAAAATCACTATAGAATTTCGAAGAATCTCCGTCGATTCTGGCTCAATGCTTCACGCACACTGACAGAGACGACGCGCATGCGTGGTAACCTCTATAAAGAGGGGCGCGACGTCATTATCGCCACATTCTGCTCAGAGTACTCAAAGCGACACCACGCAAGTTTAACCTATAAAGTTGTGAAATAATTGTGACATAAACTGCGATAAGTTGAACGTTCTGTGTCTGTTACTTGGATTGCATAACAAGGATTTTGGAGGATCGTGTAAAGTGTTTGTGAAAATTCACGTGCAAGAAAACCCAGTGTTTAAAATTTGTGATAAATTGGAACTGAAAAGCATCAATCTGTCTAACAAAATGTACAAGGATTCAGTTGTTCCCGTAAAATCTGAAAGCTTCAGCGGCATGGCTGCCAAAAGgtgtgtatttgttttaattgttgtgaAATATTGGATAATAGTGTAATATTTTCTACcagaaaaaacttttttagaTCAAAAATTCCAATTAaccaaaagtaatttacaaagtGGACTTGAAAAGCCTATCAATTACCCATTACAGTAGTTAGAAAAACTCAAATGATCTTCAAAATTCAAGACTAAAAATACCACAACTAagattcaaataaaatcttGGCTTAAACAGAACCAACATAGagtttaaaatctaaatcttcTGAAAAGAAATTAGCAGTGGAGCCAAAATGCCACATACAAGACGACCTAAACCCAAAAGGACTTCAACTAATAAATCCAATTTCTTCCACAGCCCAATAAGTCAATGCATCAAAACGGTGCTGCGACGAGCGTGTGCAGAGAAAAGGCTGACTGTCGGCCTTCTGCCTGCCATCCAGTACCTCTCCCAGTCTAACAACAGTGCGCTCTTCTGCTTAACTGCAGAGGCGCCCCCTGGAGACAGCGCCACTCACATGCAAGAAGTGCTCCTACAGGCATTCTGCGATGAAAACGATATCTACGTCATTAAGGTAGGTTTAAGTAACGGTTCTCTCAAAGTCTCAACTTGTTATAGAAACATGGCGTAAATGTTGTGCAATATGTATTTCTTTAGAGTTTTC is part of the Trichoplusia ni isolate ovarian cell line Hi5 chromosome 7, tn1, whole genome shotgun sequence genome and encodes:
- the LOC113496252 gene encoding growth arrest and DNA damage-inducible protein GADD45 alpha, which gives rise to MYKDSVVPVKSESFSGMAAKSPISQCIKTVLRRACAEKRLTVGLLPAIQYLSQSNNSALFCLTAEAPPGDSATHMQEVLLQAFCDENDIYVIKVDSEAKLRSMLGCRTSTMDFGCLLIHYPYTDPFSDSQEFDLSALSDAERDLIEHCEMNWGHTQAPVIKLPEK